The Saprospiraceae bacterium genome includes a window with the following:
- a CDS encoding outer membrane beta-barrel protein — MQQDNKDNFEKFFRDKFNQNLNQEEWNNPDDYVWENIEKDLKKNKRRLLPVWFPWGLSGLLLACILLLLNIYLIKDKEIAKLQSKLEEVNQSINKTQPGISSNENQTNNSLLNSENNHNPSTQVQQKMNKKGERSYSESSDPKASFQKSKSINSKQPDKTTDQNPISNYEITIMEQNLITGSNENMLNEVNLNASVISDLKTINFNFIKSRMNIPLHLPAIKKSDPKKTSDERSWYVGPGVGVNFWFGKGQGQIKNPLSELILNEHTEVSPNLGIRFRKKISSRWAIEGGINFLKRNHETNYQLDIPYNLQTELVTPSGETENIFIHSLPTELGDIETHLIMERLEGSMVQHNESVVVDFSVTNQMQLFHIPIYTNYYFSKKGEGFFLTAGLISEWIVNTQFEVNENVSHHSNIREKHAIVSFNSDSINKFNLYGSAGIGYDYKWGKDFTISSSAIFGKSLTKLYQKNEYKYSYDFMNIQFSMLKVF; from the coding sequence ATGCAACAGGATAATAAAGACAATTTTGAAAAATTTTTCCGTGATAAATTCAACCAGAATTTGAATCAGGAAGAATGGAACAACCCGGATGATTATGTGTGGGAAAATATTGAAAAAGATCTCAAAAAAAATAAAAGAAGGTTACTTCCGGTTTGGTTTCCGTGGGGATTATCCGGACTCCTATTGGCTTGCATCCTTTTATTATTGAATATTTACCTGATAAAAGATAAAGAAATTGCTAAACTTCAATCTAAATTGGAAGAAGTAAATCAATCCATAAACAAAACTCAACCGGGCATTTCATCGAATGAAAATCAGACCAACAATTCCTTATTAAATAGTGAGAACAATCATAATCCATCTACTCAAGTCCAGCAAAAAATGAATAAAAAGGGAGAAAGAAGTTATTCTGAATCATCTGATCCAAAAGCGTCTTTTCAAAAAAGCAAATCAATAAACTCAAAGCAGCCTGATAAAACGACAGATCAAAATCCAATTTCAAATTACGAAATCACCATAATGGAGCAGAATTTAATAACTGGTTCAAATGAAAATATGTTAAACGAAGTAAATCTGAATGCATCGGTTATTTCTGATTTGAAGACCATTAATTTTAATTTTATCAAGTCTAGGATGAATATACCATTGCATTTACCTGCCATTAAGAAAAGTGATCCAAAGAAGACATCAGATGAAAGAAGTTGGTACGTAGGACCCGGTGTTGGTGTAAATTTTTGGTTTGGAAAAGGACAGGGGCAAATAAAGAATCCTTTATCCGAGTTGATTTTAAATGAACACACAGAAGTATCTCCCAACTTAGGTATCAGATTCAGAAAAAAAATATCATCCAGATGGGCAATTGAAGGCGGAATAAACTTTTTGAAAAGAAACCATGAAACAAATTATCAGCTAGACATTCCATATAATCTCCAAACTGAATTGGTCACCCCAAGCGGAGAAACTGAAAATATTTTTATTCATTCTTTACCTACGGAATTAGGAGATATTGAGACACATCTCATAATGGAAAGACTTGAAGGCAGTATGGTTCAACACAATGAATCTGTTGTTGTTGACTTTTCAGTTACCAATCAAATGCAACTTTTTCACATTCCGATATATACAAATTACTATTTCAGTAAAAAGGGAGAAGGATTTTTTCTTACAGCCGGATTGATATCTGAATGGATAGTAAATACTCAATTTGAAGTAAATGAAAATGTCTCTCATCACAGCAATATACGTGAAAAACATGCTATCGTTTCTTTTAATTCAGATTCTATAAACAAATTCAACCTGTATGGAAGTGCAGGAATCGGATATGATTATAAATGGGGAAAAGATTTCACTATTTCATCTTCAGCAATTTTTGGAAAATCGCTGACAAAACTTTATCAAAAAAATGAATACAAGTACAGTTACGATTTTATGAATATTCAATTTAGTATGCTGAAAGTATTTTGA
- a CDS encoding sigma-70 family RNA polymerase sigma factor produces the protein MEKDLLTLCLKDDLKAQNKLYDLYKVSMFVLCQRYFSQRDDAQDALQEGFVKVYRDLYQYDSSKGTLGSWMKRVFINTCLEILRKKRIDFNNLDDIGEIPYQDAGVISDLNHKDLTRLIQKLPAGYRTVFNLYIIEGYTHGEIAEKLNISENTSKTQLMKAKIALKRSLELIF, from the coding sequence ATGGAGAAAGATCTTTTAACACTTTGTCTCAAAGACGATCTTAAAGCACAAAATAAACTTTACGACTTATATAAAGTCAGTATGTTCGTTTTATGTCAACGATACTTTAGTCAACGGGACGATGCTCAGGATGCACTTCAGGAGGGCTTTGTAAAAGTTTACAGAGATCTATATCAATATGACTCGTCGAAAGGGACATTGGGATCGTGGATGAAAAGAGTTTTTATCAATACGTGTTTAGAAATTTTGAGGAAAAAGAGAATAGATTTTAACAATCTGGATGACATCGGAGAAATACCTTATCAGGACGCCGGAGTTATTTCAGACCTGAATCACAAGGACTTAACCAGATTAATACAAAAATTGCCGGCAGGATATCGTACTGTATTTAATCTCTACATAATCGAAGGTTATACTCATGGTGAGATAGCAGAAAAATTAAACATTAGTGAAAACACATCCAAAACACAATTAATGAAAGCAAAAATCGCGTTGAAGCGATCTCTTGAATTAATTTTTTAA
- a CDS encoding fasciclin domain-containing protein, translated as MLSGDGPFTVFAPTDAAFAALPEGTIDSLLNDIPALTAILTYHVVGTTALSGDLIDGQIITTLNGTDITVTINANGVFINNAQVTVADIIADNGVVHVIDAVLLPPAASNTVVDIIVNSPDHNTLEAAVIAADLADVLSGDGPFTVFAPTDAAFAALPEGVLDALLSDPQGALTDILLYHVVDDNLTSTDIFNLISQGFPYFVTLNGKTVTITASLEGAFINNAKITVTDIIADNGIVHVIDAVLIAPDSTIIDVVRNSDVHNILELALDSAGVSDILSGYGPFTLFAPTDAAFEALPEGTIEALLQDPEGLLSEILAYHVIGGSALSTDLFDSQSIITLAGKPIKVTINNEGIFINDAKVIIADIVTDNGVVHVIDAVLIPKTTVMDVIDNSPDHFFLSLAIDFAGLRTTLNGDGPFTVFAPTDEAIEALPEGLLESLIDDPDGALRELLLNHVTGGAVGSSELTNGQIITMAGGQQVTVTINNDGVFINNAKVIVADLLADNGIVHVIDAVLLPEEEKSTVWDIISNSSVHNTLTVALSLTNLDDALQGDGPFTVFAPTDEAFDALPAGTLEALIQNPTLLSSILLYHVTGAQALSGDLVNGQSITTLNGQNVNVTITPDGVFINEAKVIIADLVADNGVVHVLDAVLSPPSSTVEAGLAVFNIYPNPTSDFIKITFDSKSETLPDAEVIDISGNVTRRFENVISGHAYNISELNSGLYILRMNTLNGSVVRKFIKK; from the coding sequence GTGCTCAGTGGTGATGGCCCTTTTACTGTTTTTGCTCCGACGGATGCTGCGTTTGCTGCTTTACCGGAAGGAACGATTGATTCTTTATTGAATGACATACCTGCTTTAACAGCTATACTTACATACCACGTAGTAGGGACAACAGCTTTGTCGGGCGATTTAATTGATGGTCAGATTATAACAACGCTCAATGGAACAGATATTACTGTGACGATCAATGCAAACGGTGTATTTATTAATAATGCACAGGTAACCGTTGCAGATATTATAGCAGATAATGGTGTGGTGCATGTAATAGATGCAGTCTTATTACCTCCCGCAGCATCCAATACAGTGGTGGATATCATTGTGAACTCTCCGGATCATAACACATTAGAAGCAGCAGTGATAGCTGCGGATCTGGCCGATGTGCTCAGTGGTGATGGTCCATTTACTGTTTTTGCACCGACGGATGCTGCGTTTGCTGCTTTACCGGAAGGAGTCTTGGATGCTTTGTTGAGTGATCCACAGGGGGCATTAACAGATATTTTATTATATCATGTTGTGGATGATAATTTGACATCTACAGATATATTTAATTTAATTTCTCAAGGTTTTCCTTATTTCGTAACATTAAACGGTAAAACAGTTACAATAACTGCATCCTTAGAAGGTGCTTTTATCAACAATGCCAAAATAACAGTCACAGACATAATAGCAGATAATGGTATTGTTCATGTAATAGATGCAGTTTTGATTGCACCTGACTCTACCATTATTGATGTTGTCAGAAATTCAGATGTCCACAACATTCTCGAATTAGCATTGGATAGTGCAGGAGTCTCTGACATATTATCGGGTTACGGGCCATTTACTTTATTTGCACCAACGGATGCTGCATTTGAAGCATTACCGGAAGGTACTATTGAGGCTTTACTACAGGATCCTGAGGGATTATTATCAGAAATTCTAGCATATCATGTGATTGGAGGATCAGCTTTGTCCACAGATTTGTTTGACAGTCAGTCCATTATAACATTAGCAGGTAAGCCAATAAAAGTTACAATAAATAATGAAGGTATATTTATAAATGACGCGAAAGTAATTATTGCTGATATAGTTACCGACAATGGGGTAGTACATGTCATTGATGCAGTTTTAATACCAAAAACAACAGTGATGGATGTTATAGATAATTCACCTGACCACTTCTTTTTGAGTCTTGCCATCGACTTTGCGGGATTGAGAACTACTCTGAATGGGGATGGACCATTTACTGTGTTTGCACCAACAGATGAAGCAATTGAAGCTTTACCGGAGGGTCTATTAGAATCTCTTATTGATGATCCGGATGGTGCCTTGAGAGAATTATTATTGAATCATGTGACAGGTGGTGCCGTTGGGTCATCTGAGTTAACTAATGGTCAGATTATAACAATGGCAGGAGGACAACAAGTAACCGTAACCATTAATAACGACGGCGTGTTTATTAACAACGCAAAAGTAATTGTGGCGGATTTGTTAGCTGATAATGGTATTGTACACGTAATCGATGCTGTATTATTACCGGAAGAAGAAAAATCTACTGTCTGGGATATTATTTCAAATTCATCCGTTCATAACACTTTAACCGTTGCCCTTTCTTTGACCAATCTTGATGATGCACTTCAAGGAGATGGCCCATTTACAGTCTTTGCTCCAACTGATGAAGCTTTTGATGCATTACCGGCAGGTACATTAGAAGCATTAATTCAAAATCCAACATTACTTTCTTCTATACTTTTGTATCACGTTACCGGAGCACAGGCACTTTCCGGCGATCTGGTCAACGGCCAAAGCATTACTACGCTGAATGGTCAAAATGTTAATGTGACAATTACACCGGATGGAGTTTTTATTAATGAAGCCAAAGTCATCATTGCAGATTTAGTAGCCGATAATGGAGTCGTTCATGTATTGGATGCCGTGTTGTCGCCACCTTCTTCCACAGTTGAAGCAGGGTTGGCAGTTTTCAATATTTACCCGAATCCTACATCAGATTTTATCAAAATAACATTTGATAGTAAGTCTGAAACTTTGCCTGATGCTGAGGTTATCGATATAAGCGGAAATGTTACAAGGCGTTTTGAAAATGTAATATCAGGACATGCTTATAATATCTCTGAATTGAATTCAGGGTTATACATACTAAGAATGAATACTTTAAATGGAAGTGTCGTTCGTAAGTTTATTAAAAAGTAG
- a CDS encoding fasciclin domain-containing protein, translated as MKLKFLLLTLLLGTYSLVQSQSVWNIIATSPNHNTLESAISAAGLDGALDGDGPLTVFAPTDAAFAALPEGTIDSLLNDIPALTAILTYHVVGTTALSDDLIDGQIITTLNGTDITVTINANGVFINDAQVTIADIEADNGVVHVIDAVLLPPAASNTVVDIIVNSPDHNTLEAAVIAADLAGVLSGDGPFTVFAPTDAAFAALPEGTIDSLLNDIPALTAILTYHVVGTTALSGDLIDGQIITTLNGKDITVTINANGVFINNAQVTVADIIADNGVVHVIDAVLLPPAASNTVVDIIVNSPDHNTLEAAVIAADLADVLSGDGPFTVFAPTDAAFAALPEGTIDSLLNDIPTLTAILTYHVVGTTALSGDLIDGQIITTLNGTDITVTINANGVFINDAQVTIADIEADNGVVHVIDAVLLPPAASNTVVDIIVNSPDHNTLEAAVIAADPPVCSVVMALLLFLLRRMLRLLLYRKERLILY; from the coding sequence ATGAAATTAAAGTTTTTACTTCTCACATTACTTCTCGGAACGTATTCACTCGTTCAGTCGCAATCGGTTTGGAATATAATCGCAACTTCTCCAAACCACAATACATTAGAATCAGCTATATCTGCCGCCGGGCTTGATGGAGCATTAGATGGAGATGGACCATTAACAGTTTTTGCACCGACAGATGCGGCGTTTGCTGCTCTACCGGAAGGAACGATTGATTCTTTATTGAATGACATACCTGCTTTAACGGCAATACTTACTTACCACGTAGTAGGGACAACAGCTTTGTCAGACGATTTAATTGATGGTCAGATTATAACAACGCTCAATGGAACAGATATTACTGTTACGATCAATGCAAATGGTGTATTTATTAATGATGCACAGGTTACCATTGCAGATATAGAAGCAGATAATGGTGTGGTGCATGTAATAGATGCAGTCTTATTACCTCCCGCAGCATCCAATACAGTGGTGGATATCATTGTGAACTCTCCGGATCACAACACATTAGAAGCAGCAGTGATAGCTGCGGATCTGGCCGGTGTGCTCAGTGGTGATGGCCCTTTTACTGTTTTTGCTCCGACGGATGCTGCGTTTGCTGCTTTACCGGAAGGAACGATTGATTCTTTATTGAATGACATACCTGCTTTAACAGCTATACTTACATACCACGTAGTAGGGACAACAGCTTTGTCGGGCGATTTAATTGATGGTCAGATTATAACAACGCTCAATGGAAAAGATATTACTGTGACGATCAATGCAAACGGTGTATTTATTAATAATGCACAGGTAACCGTTGCAGATATTATAGCAGATAATGGTGTGGTGCATGTAATAGATGCAGTCTTATTACCTCCCGCAGCATCCAATACAGTGGTGGATATCATTGTGAACTCTCCGGATCATAACACATTAGAAGCAGCAGTGATAGCTGCGGATCTGGCCGATGTGCTCAGTGGTGATGGTCCATTTACTGTTTTTGCACCGACGGATGCTGCGTTTGCTGCTTTACCGGAAGGAACGATTGATTCTTTATTGAATGACATACCTACTTTAACAGCTATACTTACATACCACGTAGTAGGGACAACGGCTTTGTCAGGCGATTTAATTGATGGCCAGATTATAACAACGCTCAATGGAACAGATATTACTGTTACGATCAATGCAAATGGTGTATTTATTAATGATGCACAGGTTACCATTGCAGATATAGAAGCAGATAATGGTGTGGTGCATGTAATAGATGCAGTCTTATTACCTCCCGCAGCATCCAATACAGTGGTGGATATCATTGTGAACTCTCCGGATCACAACACATTAGAAGCAGCAGTGATAGCTGCGGATCCGCCGGTGTGCTCAGTGGTGATGGCCCTTTTACTGTTTTTGCTCCGACGGATGCTGCGTTTGCTGCTTTACCGGAAGGAACGATTGATTCTTTATTGA